The following proteins come from a genomic window of Chryseobacterium glaciei:
- a CDS encoding RtcB family protein, whose translation MGNLKLKGKDILKIGYPNNQSVNIALEVMKRNFATKNIHHVKSLLKEILTNPEDFEKDLTFGQIAEALLSSKKTEKRMLNANRTSFQIFGNNISDEAKNQLYTGLKLPIAIQGALMPDAHSGYGLPIGGVLAVENAVIPYGVGMDIGCRMSLSILDTPISYLDGARDKYEKALAEHTKFGMYETHKSHVDHEIFDRDTFDMIPILKRLKGKAIKQMGSSGGGNHFVEFGEVEITEEDEQIGLPKGKYLGILSHSGSRGLGAEIAQYYSRVATEQCPLPKEAQNFAWLDLNTHLGLEYWTAMNLAGDYASACHDDIHRRLVKAVGGRVKAKIENHHNFAWKEIHNGREMIVHRKGATPANENELGMIPGSMTAKGFIVRGKGNPDSLNSASHGAGRAFSRGECRNLFTQNDIKKELKLKNVILMGGNTEEAPMAYKDINEVMNAQSELVDILGTFQPRIVRMDR comes from the coding sequence ATGGGAAATTTAAAACTTAAAGGAAAAGATATATTAAAAATAGGCTATCCAAACAATCAGAGTGTAAACATCGCTTTGGAAGTCATGAAAAGAAATTTTGCAACGAAAAATATTCATCATGTAAAATCTCTTTTAAAAGAAATTCTGACTAATCCGGAAGATTTCGAAAAAGATTTAACCTTCGGACAAATTGCAGAAGCCTTGCTTTCATCCAAGAAAACAGAAAAAAGAATGTTGAATGCCAACCGTACTTCTTTTCAGATTTTCGGAAACAATATTTCGGATGAAGCAAAAAATCAATTATACACAGGATTGAAACTTCCGATTGCAATACAGGGAGCCTTGATGCCTGATGCTCACAGCGGTTACGGACTTCCGATTGGCGGAGTTCTCGCAGTAGAAAACGCGGTAATTCCTTACGGAGTCGGCATGGATATTGGCTGCAGAATGAGCCTCAGTATTTTGGATACCCCTATTTCATATCTGGATGGAGCAAGAGATAAATATGAAAAAGCTCTTGCCGAACATACCAAATTCGGAATGTACGAAACGCATAAATCTCACGTCGATCATGAAATTTTCGACAGAGATACATTCGATATGATCCCGATTTTGAAAAGATTAAAAGGAAAAGCCATCAAACAAATGGGTAGTTCCGGTGGTGGAAACCACTTTGTAGAATTCGGAGAAGTTGAAATCACAGAAGAAGACGAGCAAATCGGACTTCCAAAAGGAAAATACCTCGGAATTCTTTCTCACAGCGGTTCGCGTGGATTGGGTGCTGAGATCGCTCAATATTATTCAAGAGTTGCAACAGAACAATGTCCATTGCCAAAAGAAGCGCAAAACTTTGCCTGGCTGGATTTAAACACGCATCTCGGATTAGAATATTGGACGGCGATGAACTTGGCGGGAGATTATGCTTCAGCCTGTCACGACGATATTCACAGAAGATTGGTGAAAGCGGTCGGAGGAAGAGTAAAAGCTAAAATCGAAAATCATCACAATTTTGCTTGGAAAGAAATCCACAATGGAAGAGAAATGATCGTCCACAGAAAAGGCGCAACTCCCGCCAATGAAAATGAATTGGGTATGATTCCCGGATCAATGACCGCAAAAGGTTTCATCGTTCGCGGAAAAGGAAATCCAGATTCGTTGAATTCAGCTTCACACGGTGCGGGAAGAGCTTTTTCAAGAGGAGAATGCAGAAACCTTTTCACTCAAAATGACATCAAAAAAGAATTGAAATTAAAGAATGTCATTTTGATGGGTGGAAACACCGAAGAAGCACCAATGGCTTACAAAGACATCAACGAAGTCATGAATGCCCAAAGCGAATTGGTAGATATCCTCGGAACTTTTCAACCAAGAATTGTGAGGATGGATAGATAA